Within Bacillus solimangrovi, the genomic segment TGCTTTTCAATCTCTTGTTCTGCGTATGCAAATGCCTCTTCTTCCGACTGTGCTGCTGTAACAATGTTAAATTCACCAGCTGATGTCGTGGCTCTTAATCGATATAAGTTCATGTTTTTAC encodes:
- a CDS encoding DUF3906 family protein, whose amino-acid sequence is MNLYRLRATTSAGEFNIVTAAQSEEEAFAYAEQEIEKQFLKIPEIEEIVLYEKKKINKGNAFVIQEEE